A genomic region of Cyprinus carpio isolate SPL01 chromosome B13, ASM1834038v1, whole genome shotgun sequence contains the following coding sequences:
- the LOC122139327 gene encoding small integral membrane protein 28-like, with protein sequence MRVLMDSSWIQFGPAGRGSDDWGTGASAPPQTEDRLKGYWNELTSNKVEERPEATLYVVIVMGSLLVLAGIAFFVYKRCFRGKESTAKVITLDFDDADGTAEFLSTLEEGDGIEDGNDGVFLMVYLPAPYEKTLTKIARAASTSSSHNDMEIVQLHTETSTDQE encoded by the exons ATGCGTGTGCTTATGGATAGCAGCTGGATTCAGTTCGGCCCTGCGGGACGGGGCTCAGATGACTGGGGCACAGGCGCATCTGCACCTCCTCAAACTGAGGACCGTCTTAAG GGCTACTGGAACGAGCTGACTTCAAACAAGGTCGAAGAGAGACCGGAGGCAACGCTGTATGTTGTCATAGTAATGGGCTCCTTGCTCGTCCTTGCTGGAATTGCCTTCTTTGTTTACAAAAGATGTTTCAGAGGGAAGGAGAGCACAGCCAAAGTCATAACTCTGGATTTTGATGACGCTGATGGCACTGCTGAATTTCTGTCCACTTTGGAGGAAGGAGATGGCATTGAAGACGGGAACGATGGGGTTTTTCTGATGGTTTATCTGCCGGCCCCATACGAGAAAACCCTCACAAAGATAGCCCGTGCTGCAAGCACCTCCAGCTCCCATAATGACATGGAGATTGTGCAATTACACACAGAGACATCCACTGATCAAGAGTGA
- the LOC109082414 gene encoding cytochrome c oxidase assembly protein COX20, mitochondrial, protein MTEEGGKSQGMKVMGILDIQNTPCARESILHGAAGSLVAGLVHFLATSRVKRSFDVGVAGFMLTTLGSWFYCRYNNAKLRIQQRMIQDGIKNKVIYEGTNLDPTQKKSGDQ, encoded by the exons ATGACCGAGGAGGGCGGTAAGAGCCAG GGCATGAAGGTCATGGGTATCCTTGATATCCAGAATACGCCTTGTGCTCGAGAATCTATTCTACATGGTGCGGCTGGTTCACTGGTGGCAGGATTAGTGCACTTTTTGGCAACAA GTAGAGTAAAGAGGTCGTTTGATGTGGGTGTCGCAGGATTCATGCTTACAACACTGGGTTCATG GTTTTACTGCAGATATAATAATGCCAAGCTGCGTATTCAGCAGAGAATGATTCAGGAtggcataaaaaataaagtaatttatgaAGGCACAAATTTAGACCCCACACAGAAGAAGAGCGGGGATCAGTAA
- the lhb gene encoding gonadotropin subunit beta-2, with amino-acid sequence MGTPVKILVVRNHILFSVVVLLAVAQSSYLPPCEPVNETVAVEKEGCPKCLVLQTTICSGHCLTKEPVYKSPFSTVYQHVCTYRDVRYETVRLPDCPPGVDPHITYPVALSCDCSLCTMDTSDCTIESLQPDFCMSQREDFLVY; translated from the exons ATGGGGACACCTGTCAA GATTTTAGTTGTTCGAAACCACATCCTATTCTCTGTAGTTGTCCTACTAGCTGTTGCTCAAAGCTCTTATCTTCCACCCTGTGAGCCAGTTAATGAGACTGTAGCTGTGGAAAAGGAGGGCTGTCCAAAATGTCTGGTGTTACAGACCACCATCTGCAGCGGTCACTGCCTGACAAAG GAGCCTGTATACAAGAGCCCATTTTCCACTGTCTACCAACACGTGTGCACTTACCGGGATGTGCGTTACGAGACCGTCCGCTTGCCAGATTGTCCTCCAGGGGTGGACCCCCATATCACCTACCCGGTGGCTCTCAGCTGCGACTGCAGCCTGTGCACCATGGACACGTCCGACTGTACGATTGAAAGCCTGCAGCCTGACTTTTGCATGTCTCAGAGAGAGGATTTCCTTGTATACTAG